One genomic segment of Ictalurus punctatus breed USDA103 chromosome 12, Coco_2.0, whole genome shotgun sequence includes these proteins:
- the fhl2b gene encoding four and a half LIM domains protein 2b isoform X2 gives MSERYDCHYCKESLFGAKYILREENPYCVKCYNSLYSNTCEECKKPIGSDSRDLSYKDRHWHSDCFQCFKCRHSIADKPFSTKDEQLLCTECYANEYSSKCHKCKQTIMPGSRKMEHKGSSWHETCFTCQRCQQLIGTKSFIPKDDGNYCVPCYEKQFAFQCVQCKKPITTGGVTYHEQPWHKDCFLCTGCKEQLAGQRFTSRDGFPYCLACFCTLYAKKCASCTSPISGLGGSKYISFEERQWHHDCFSCTKCAVSLVNRGFLTVRDNILCPDCGKDV, from the exons ATGTCAGAACGCTATGATTGTCACTACTGCAAGGAGTCCCTGTTTGGGGCGAAGTATATTCTGCGAGAAGAGAACCCCTACTGTGTGAAGTGCTACAACAGCCTTTACTCCAACACCTGCGAGGAGTGCAAGAAACCCATTGGCAGCGACAGCAGG GATCTTTCCTATAAGGACCGCCACTGGCACAGTGACTGCTTCCAATGCTTCAAGTGTAGACACTCCATAGCAGACAAACCGTTCTCAACCAAGGATGAGCAGCTGCTCTGCACCGAGTGCTACGCCAACGAGTATTCGTCTAAGTGCCACAAGTGCAAGCAGACCATCATGCCTG GTTCGAGGAAAATGGAGCACAAGGGTAGTAGCTGGCACGAGACATGCTTCACGTGTCAGCGTTGTCAGCAGCTCATCGGCACCAAGAGCTTCATCCCGAAAGATGACGGCAACTACTGTGTGCCCTGCTACGAGAAGCAGTTTGCCTTCCAGTGTGTGCAGTGCAAGAAG CCAATCACCACTGGCGGTGTGACCTACCACGAGCAGCCGTGGCATAAAGATTGCTTCCTGTGCACGGGCTGCAAGGAGCAGTTGGCTGGACAGCGCTTTACGTCTCGTGATGGCTTCCCTTACTGTCTTGCCTGTTTCTGCACCCTTTATGCTAAGAAGTGTGCCTCCTGTACCAGCCCTATCAGTg GTCTGGGTGGCAGCAAGTATATCTCCTTCGAGGAGCGCCAGTGGCATCATGACTGCTTCAGCTGCACGAAGTGCGCTGTGTCCTTGGTGAATCGTGGCTTCCTGACCGTGAGGGACAACATCCTGTGTCCTGACTGTGGCAAAGACGTCTGA
- the tgfbrap1 gene encoding transforming growth factor-beta receptor-associated protein 1 homolog isoform X1 has protein sequence MYVKSSMSVKAFELVPAVEREQLAGEKTRIGVECIECCGQHLYVGTNDGFIHHFLLEERTTAKGQLSFSSQKLLHKQLGLKKPPSELKAASALERLIVLCDGVILLVDMVTLEPVASGGTKLKGVTVFCVNENPVTAEPFCVEMAVASARRRAVHICTVHEDRVQILREVATPDQPCDLSLDGYFLCLALPTRYVILNYGSGASQDLFPYDSEERKPIVKRIGREEFLLAAPGGLGMFVNSEGISQRAPVKWSENVIGAAVCFPYVVALDESFVTVHSMLDQQLKQTLSFSEGHILQDFEGKVVLASTKAVYVLVPLPLERQIQDLLAGRRVEEALTLTEGAQRNIPKDKFQILHKRILQQAGFIQFGQLQFSEAKEHFRKGQLDVRELISLCPLLLPASSSFTRCHPPLHEFADLNHLTQGDQEKVQSCKRFLISYLREVRASESANGFRQDVDTALLKLYAEAGHEGLLELLASDNSCLLADSAPWLEKHHRYFALGLLHHYNGQDAAALQLWVRVVNGDLQDSTHADLFEYVVDFLSSCKNLDLVWKYADWALQKDQKLGVRIFTKRPVSKEQTRQLNPDEVITYLQKHSQALVLYLEHVVLERRLQKEKYHTHLAVLYADRVLALVSRTSATEDQLSSARQKLQRLLRESNLYRVQLLLGKLQDSELLLMERATLHGKLEEHDKALHILVHQLKNSAAAQEYCTWATAAHDHKNRGEIFHQLLRVYLDPDVPGGPRTVEAVDLLNHHAEVFDAPKVLELLPESWSLPLLRPFLCGAVRASMHARHTSQIALGLARAENLQLHHDRLKHRGGPILVSGKKGCHLCHNTFSEPDCVCLPGGKPVHTQCATQKLKGSPTKRQVDHAHTSNHT, from the exons ATGT ATGTGAAAAGCAGCATGAGCGTGAAGGCCTTCGAGCTGGTGCCCGCTGTGGAGCGGGAGCAGTTGGCTGGCGAGAAGACGCGCATCGGTGTTGAGTGCATCGAATGCTGTGGCCAGCACCTGTACGTGGGCACCAACGATGGCTTCATCCATCACTTCCTGCTGGAGGAGCGCACCACAGCTAAAGGCCAGCTATCCTTCAGCTCGCAGAAGCTCCTACACAAACAGCTAGGCCTCAAGAAGCCGCCGTCCGAGCTAAAAGCTGCCTCGGCCCTGGAGCGCCTGATCGTCTTGTGCGACGGTGTCATCTTGCTGGTGGATATGGTCACACTGGAACCGGTGGCATCTGGAGGGACCAAACTTAAAGGCGTGACTGTGTTCTGTGTTAACGAGAACCCTGTGACGGCCGAGCCTTTCTGCGTGGAGATGGCGGTGGCGTCTGCACGGCGCCGCGCTGTACACATTTGCACCGTGCACGAGGATCGTGTGCAGATCCTGAGGGAAGTGGCCACTCCCGATCAGCCATGCGATCTCAGCCTGGACGGCTACTTCCTGTGCCTGGCTCTTCCCACACGGTATGTGATCCTGAACTATGGCTCAGGTGCCTCGCAGGATCTATTCCCCTATGACAGCGAGGAGAGGAAACCCATTGTCAAAAGGATTGGCAGGGAGGAGTTTCTCCTGGCTGCGCCAGGTGGCCTCG gcatgttTGTTAACTCTGAGGGCATCTCCCAGCGTGCCCCAGTCAAGTGGTCGGAGAACGTGATTGGCGCAGCCGTGTGCTTCCCGTACGTGGTGGCTCTGGACGAGAGCTTTGTAACGGTTCACAGCATGCTGGATCAGCAGCTCAAGCAGACGCTGTCATTCAGTGAAGGACACATCCTGCAGGACTTTGAAG GCAAAGTGGTGTTGGCTTCCACAAAGGCAGTGTATGTGCTGGTGCCTCTGCCTCTGGAACGACAGATCCAGGACCTGTTGGCAGGACGTCGAGTGGAGGAGGCGCTGACCCTGACCGAAGGTGCACAGAGAAACATTCCTAAAGACAAGTTCCAG ATATTACACAAAAGAATTCTCCAGCAGGCGGGATTCATCCAGTTTGGCCAGCTTCAGTTTTCTGAAGCTAAAGAGCATTTTAG GAAGGGGCAGCTAGACGTACGCGAGCTGATCTCACTGTGCCCGCTGCTGCTGCCTGCCTCATCGTCGTTCACACGGTGCCATCCGCCACTGCACGAGTTCGCCGATCTGAACCATCTGACGCAGGGTGATCAGGAGAAAGTGCAGTCCTGCAAGCGCTTCCTCATCAGCTACCTGCGTGAGGTGCGTGCTAGCGAGAGTGCCAATGGCTTCAGACAGGATGTAGACACTGCACTGCTGAAGCTCTACGCCGAGGCAGGTCACGAAGGCTTGCTGGAGCTGCTGGCCTCTGACAACTCTTGCCTGCTGGCCGACAGCGCACCCTGGCTGGAGAAACACCACAG GTACTTTGCTCTCGGGCTCCTGCATCACTACAACGGCCAGGATGCCGCGGCTCTACAG TTGTGGGTTCGAGTTGTCAATGGGGACCTCCAGGACTCCACACATGCTGATCTGTTTGAGTATGTTGTGGATTTCCTGAGTTCCTGCAAGAACCTGGACCTCGTATGGAAGTATGCAGACTGGGCTTTACAGAAGGACCAGAAG CTTGGAGTACGGATCTTCACCAAGAGACCTGTTTCCAAAGAGCAGACCAGGCAGCTGAATCCAGACGAAGTGATCACGTACCTACAGAAGCACAGCCAGGCTCTAGTTCTGTACTTGGAACATGTGGTTCTAGAGAGGAGGTTACAG AAAGAGAAGTACCACACACACCTAGCTGTACTGTATGCCGACCGAGTGCTCGCTCTCGTCTCTCGAACCTCAGCCACGGAGGATCAGCTCTCTTCAGCCCGACAGAAACTGCAGCGACTGTTAAGAGAATCCAACCTGTACAGAGTCCAGCTGCTACTGG GTAAACTCCAAGACTCTGAGCTGCTCTTAATGGAGAGAGCGACACTACATGGTAAGCTGGAGGAGCACGATAAAGCACTACATATCTTGGTGCACCAGCTGAAGAACTCTGCAGCCGCACAGGAATATTGCACATGGGCAACTGCGGCTCACGATCACAAAAACCGTGGGGAAATTTTCCATCAGCTGCTGCGTGTTTATTTGGACCCGGACGTACCCGGAGGGCCGCGGACTGTGGAGGCTGTGGACTTGCTGAACCACCACGCTGAGGTTTTTGATGCCCCAAAGGTTTTGGAACTTCTCCCCGAGTCGTGGTCTCTACCTTTGCTCCGCCCCTTCCTGTGTGGGGCTGTGAGAGCCAGCATGCACGCTCGCCACACCTCCCAGATCGCACTGGGGCTCGCGCGAGCTGAGAATCTGCAGCTGCACCATGACAGG CTGAAGCATCGCGGCGGTCCAATCCTGGTGTCGGGAAAAAAGGGATGCCACCTGTGCCACAACACTTTCAGCGAGCCAGACTGCGTGTGCCTCCCGGGTGGCAAGCCCGTCCACACACAGTGTGCCACCCAGAAGCTTAAGGGCTCACCCACAAAGCGACAAGTAGACCACGCCCACACCAGCAATCATACATGA
- the tgfbrap1 gene encoding transforming growth factor-beta receptor-associated protein 1 homolog isoform X2, which yields MSVKAFELVPAVEREQLAGEKTRIGVECIECCGQHLYVGTNDGFIHHFLLEERTTAKGQLSFSSQKLLHKQLGLKKPPSELKAASALERLIVLCDGVILLVDMVTLEPVASGGTKLKGVTVFCVNENPVTAEPFCVEMAVASARRRAVHICTVHEDRVQILREVATPDQPCDLSLDGYFLCLALPTRYVILNYGSGASQDLFPYDSEERKPIVKRIGREEFLLAAPGGLGMFVNSEGISQRAPVKWSENVIGAAVCFPYVVALDESFVTVHSMLDQQLKQTLSFSEGHILQDFEGKVVLASTKAVYVLVPLPLERQIQDLLAGRRVEEALTLTEGAQRNIPKDKFQILHKRILQQAGFIQFGQLQFSEAKEHFRKGQLDVRELISLCPLLLPASSSFTRCHPPLHEFADLNHLTQGDQEKVQSCKRFLISYLREVRASESANGFRQDVDTALLKLYAEAGHEGLLELLASDNSCLLADSAPWLEKHHRYFALGLLHHYNGQDAAALQLWVRVVNGDLQDSTHADLFEYVVDFLSSCKNLDLVWKYADWALQKDQKLGVRIFTKRPVSKEQTRQLNPDEVITYLQKHSQALVLYLEHVVLERRLQKEKYHTHLAVLYADRVLALVSRTSATEDQLSSARQKLQRLLRESNLYRVQLLLGKLQDSELLLMERATLHGKLEEHDKALHILVHQLKNSAAAQEYCTWATAAHDHKNRGEIFHQLLRVYLDPDVPGGPRTVEAVDLLNHHAEVFDAPKVLELLPESWSLPLLRPFLCGAVRASMHARHTSQIALGLARAENLQLHHDRLKHRGGPILVSGKKGCHLCHNTFSEPDCVCLPGGKPVHTQCATQKLKGSPTKRQVDHAHTSNHT from the exons ATGAGCGTGAAGGCCTTCGAGCTGGTGCCCGCTGTGGAGCGGGAGCAGTTGGCTGGCGAGAAGACGCGCATCGGTGTTGAGTGCATCGAATGCTGTGGCCAGCACCTGTACGTGGGCACCAACGATGGCTTCATCCATCACTTCCTGCTGGAGGAGCGCACCACAGCTAAAGGCCAGCTATCCTTCAGCTCGCAGAAGCTCCTACACAAACAGCTAGGCCTCAAGAAGCCGCCGTCCGAGCTAAAAGCTGCCTCGGCCCTGGAGCGCCTGATCGTCTTGTGCGACGGTGTCATCTTGCTGGTGGATATGGTCACACTGGAACCGGTGGCATCTGGAGGGACCAAACTTAAAGGCGTGACTGTGTTCTGTGTTAACGAGAACCCTGTGACGGCCGAGCCTTTCTGCGTGGAGATGGCGGTGGCGTCTGCACGGCGCCGCGCTGTACACATTTGCACCGTGCACGAGGATCGTGTGCAGATCCTGAGGGAAGTGGCCACTCCCGATCAGCCATGCGATCTCAGCCTGGACGGCTACTTCCTGTGCCTGGCTCTTCCCACACGGTATGTGATCCTGAACTATGGCTCAGGTGCCTCGCAGGATCTATTCCCCTATGACAGCGAGGAGAGGAAACCCATTGTCAAAAGGATTGGCAGGGAGGAGTTTCTCCTGGCTGCGCCAGGTGGCCTCG gcatgttTGTTAACTCTGAGGGCATCTCCCAGCGTGCCCCAGTCAAGTGGTCGGAGAACGTGATTGGCGCAGCCGTGTGCTTCCCGTACGTGGTGGCTCTGGACGAGAGCTTTGTAACGGTTCACAGCATGCTGGATCAGCAGCTCAAGCAGACGCTGTCATTCAGTGAAGGACACATCCTGCAGGACTTTGAAG GCAAAGTGGTGTTGGCTTCCACAAAGGCAGTGTATGTGCTGGTGCCTCTGCCTCTGGAACGACAGATCCAGGACCTGTTGGCAGGACGTCGAGTGGAGGAGGCGCTGACCCTGACCGAAGGTGCACAGAGAAACATTCCTAAAGACAAGTTCCAG ATATTACACAAAAGAATTCTCCAGCAGGCGGGATTCATCCAGTTTGGCCAGCTTCAGTTTTCTGAAGCTAAAGAGCATTTTAG GAAGGGGCAGCTAGACGTACGCGAGCTGATCTCACTGTGCCCGCTGCTGCTGCCTGCCTCATCGTCGTTCACACGGTGCCATCCGCCACTGCACGAGTTCGCCGATCTGAACCATCTGACGCAGGGTGATCAGGAGAAAGTGCAGTCCTGCAAGCGCTTCCTCATCAGCTACCTGCGTGAGGTGCGTGCTAGCGAGAGTGCCAATGGCTTCAGACAGGATGTAGACACTGCACTGCTGAAGCTCTACGCCGAGGCAGGTCACGAAGGCTTGCTGGAGCTGCTGGCCTCTGACAACTCTTGCCTGCTGGCCGACAGCGCACCCTGGCTGGAGAAACACCACAG GTACTTTGCTCTCGGGCTCCTGCATCACTACAACGGCCAGGATGCCGCGGCTCTACAG TTGTGGGTTCGAGTTGTCAATGGGGACCTCCAGGACTCCACACATGCTGATCTGTTTGAGTATGTTGTGGATTTCCTGAGTTCCTGCAAGAACCTGGACCTCGTATGGAAGTATGCAGACTGGGCTTTACAGAAGGACCAGAAG CTTGGAGTACGGATCTTCACCAAGAGACCTGTTTCCAAAGAGCAGACCAGGCAGCTGAATCCAGACGAAGTGATCACGTACCTACAGAAGCACAGCCAGGCTCTAGTTCTGTACTTGGAACATGTGGTTCTAGAGAGGAGGTTACAG AAAGAGAAGTACCACACACACCTAGCTGTACTGTATGCCGACCGAGTGCTCGCTCTCGTCTCTCGAACCTCAGCCACGGAGGATCAGCTCTCTTCAGCCCGACAGAAACTGCAGCGACTGTTAAGAGAATCCAACCTGTACAGAGTCCAGCTGCTACTGG GTAAACTCCAAGACTCTGAGCTGCTCTTAATGGAGAGAGCGACACTACATGGTAAGCTGGAGGAGCACGATAAAGCACTACATATCTTGGTGCACCAGCTGAAGAACTCTGCAGCCGCACAGGAATATTGCACATGGGCAACTGCGGCTCACGATCACAAAAACCGTGGGGAAATTTTCCATCAGCTGCTGCGTGTTTATTTGGACCCGGACGTACCCGGAGGGCCGCGGACTGTGGAGGCTGTGGACTTGCTGAACCACCACGCTGAGGTTTTTGATGCCCCAAAGGTTTTGGAACTTCTCCCCGAGTCGTGGTCTCTACCTTTGCTCCGCCCCTTCCTGTGTGGGGCTGTGAGAGCCAGCATGCACGCTCGCCACACCTCCCAGATCGCACTGGGGCTCGCGCGAGCTGAGAATCTGCAGCTGCACCATGACAGG CTGAAGCATCGCGGCGGTCCAATCCTGGTGTCGGGAAAAAAGGGATGCCACCTGTGCCACAACACTTTCAGCGAGCCAGACTGCGTGTGCCTCCCGGGTGGCAAGCCCGTCCACACACAGTGTGCCACCCAGAAGCTTAAGGGCTCACCCACAAAGCGACAAGTAGACCACGCCCACACCAGCAATCATACATGA
- the fhl2b gene encoding four and a half LIM domains protein 2b isoform X1 → MRGSNPIRRRDRIAPLCFPQILKPKQQRNSAQLSTASNTAAVGPTMSERYDCHYCKESLFGAKYILREENPYCVKCYNSLYSNTCEECKKPIGSDSRDLSYKDRHWHSDCFQCFKCRHSIADKPFSTKDEQLLCTECYANEYSSKCHKCKQTIMPGSRKMEHKGSSWHETCFTCQRCQQLIGTKSFIPKDDGNYCVPCYEKQFAFQCVQCKKPITTGGVTYHEQPWHKDCFLCTGCKEQLAGQRFTSRDGFPYCLACFCTLYAKKCASCTSPISGLGGSKYISFEERQWHHDCFSCTKCAVSLVNRGFLTVRDNILCPDCGKDV, encoded by the exons ATGAG GGGGAGTAATCCAATAAGGAGGAGAGACCGAATCGCCCCTCTGTGTTTTCCTCAGATACTAAAGCCAAAGCAGCAGAGGAACTCGGCACAACTCAGCACAGCATCAAACACTG CTGCTGTTGGACCCACAATGTCAGAACGCTATGATTGTCACTACTGCAAGGAGTCCCTGTTTGGGGCGAAGTATATTCTGCGAGAAGAGAACCCCTACTGTGTGAAGTGCTACAACAGCCTTTACTCCAACACCTGCGAGGAGTGCAAGAAACCCATTGGCAGCGACAGCAGG GATCTTTCCTATAAGGACCGCCACTGGCACAGTGACTGCTTCCAATGCTTCAAGTGTAGACACTCCATAGCAGACAAACCGTTCTCAACCAAGGATGAGCAGCTGCTCTGCACCGAGTGCTACGCCAACGAGTATTCGTCTAAGTGCCACAAGTGCAAGCAGACCATCATGCCTG GTTCGAGGAAAATGGAGCACAAGGGTAGTAGCTGGCACGAGACATGCTTCACGTGTCAGCGTTGTCAGCAGCTCATCGGCACCAAGAGCTTCATCCCGAAAGATGACGGCAACTACTGTGTGCCCTGCTACGAGAAGCAGTTTGCCTTCCAGTGTGTGCAGTGCAAGAAG CCAATCACCACTGGCGGTGTGACCTACCACGAGCAGCCGTGGCATAAAGATTGCTTCCTGTGCACGGGCTGCAAGGAGCAGTTGGCTGGACAGCGCTTTACGTCTCGTGATGGCTTCCCTTACTGTCTTGCCTGTTTCTGCACCCTTTATGCTAAGAAGTGTGCCTCCTGTACCAGCCCTATCAGTg GTCTGGGTGGCAGCAAGTATATCTCCTTCGAGGAGCGCCAGTGGCATCATGACTGCTTCAGCTGCACGAAGTGCGCTGTGTCCTTGGTGAATCGTGGCTTCCTGACCGTGAGGGACAACATCCTGTGTCCTGACTGTGGCAAAGACGTCTGA